The Oncorhynchus nerka isolate Pitt River linkage group LG24, Oner_Uvic_2.0, whole genome shotgun sequence genome has a window encoding:
- the LOC115107985 gene encoding ectonucleoside triphosphate diphosphohydrolase 5-like isoform X1, with translation MSSQASLRPAVVLSLVLVVWALTGLTHAQPKASVLDFSASLGNLLPSLSRPANSSRIFYGVMFDAGSTGTRIHVYTFIQKDPEELPVLDNEMFHSIKPGLSAYADMPEMGGYTVRQLLKVAKKTVPRLEWKRTPLVLKATAGLRLLPSEKAQALLEQVQDVFDESPFFVPDDSVSIMNGTNEGILAWVTVNFLTGHLYAETRKTVGILDLGGGSTQITFLPKSKIFPVQKTIGSSPDDYIARIDMFNSTYELYTHSYLGNGLMAARLAALGALGADGLEWRVFKSSCLPKKFRKEWSFGGLTYIVSGIPDGYVGYKLCYQEVLKVVKGIVHQPYELKDTSVFYAFSYYFDLAVDAGLIDRTQGGMLEVRDFKKRAKEVCNKMSKYRPISPFLCMDMTYITCLLKDGFGFKENTVLQVRQ, from the exons ATGTCTTCCCAAGCTTCTCTCCGACCTGCGGTGGTCCTGTCACTGGTTCTGGTTGTGTGGGCTCTGACAGGGCTGACCCATGCCCAGCCCAAGGCTTCTGTCCTGGACTTCTCAGCCAGCCTGGGTAACCTCCTCCCAAGCCTCAGCCGACCAGCCAACTCCAGCCGGATCTTCTACGGGGTAATGTTTGACGCTGGCAGCACTGGCACACGCATCCACGTCTATACCTTCATACAGAAAGACCCTG AGGAGTTACCAGTGTTGGATAATGAGATGTTCCATTCCATCAAGCCTGGTCTGTCAGCATATGCAGACATGCCTGAAATG GGTGGGTACACAGTGAGGCAGCTTCTGAAAGTGGCTAAGAAAACCGTCCCCCGGCTAGAATGGAAGAGAACCCCGCTGGTCTTGAAAGCTACAGCAGGACTCAGGCTGCTGCCCTCAGAGAAAGCCCAGGCTCTACTGGAACAG GTGCAGGATGTTTTTGATGAATCTCCCTTCTTCGTCCCAGACGATAGCGTCAGCATAATGAATGGTACAAATGAAG GAATCTTGGCGTGGGTTACTGTGAACTTTTTGACAG GTCACCTGTATGCTGAGACCAGGAAGACAGTGGGGATTCTGGATCTGGGGGGAGGATCGACTCAAATCACTTTTCTTCCTAAATCCAAG ATTTTTCCTGTGCAGAAAACCATTGGAAGTTCTCCTGATGACTACATTGCCAGAATTGACATGTTCAACTCGACATATGAACTCTACACTCACAG CTACCTGGGTAATGGACTGATGGCAGCTAGACTGGCAGCCCTAGGAGCATTGGGGGCAGACG GGTTAGAGTGGAGAGTGTTCAAAAGCTCCTGCCTGCCTAAGAAGTTCAGAAAGGAGTGGAGCTTTGGAGGACTCACCTACATAGTCAGTGGGATACCTGATG GTTATGTGGGATACAAGCTGTGTTACCAGGAGGTGTTGAAGGTGGTAAAGGGAATAGTTCACCAGCCCTATGAGTTGAAAGACACCAGTGTGTTCTACGCTTTCTCCTATTACTTTGACCTAGCCGTGGATGCAGGCCTTATTG ACAGGACCCAAGGAGGAATGCTGGAGGTCAGGGACTTCAAGAAGAGAGCTAAAGAGG TGTGTAACAAGATGTCTAAGTACCGTCCGATCAGCCCCTTCCTGTGTATGGACATGACCTACATCACCTGTCTGCTCAAAGACGGCTTTGGCTTCAAGGAGAACACTGTACTGCAGGTGAGACAGTAA
- the LOC115107985 gene encoding ectonucleoside triphosphate diphosphohydrolase 5-like isoform X2 produces the protein MSSQASLRPAVVLSLVLVVWALTGLTHAQPKASVLDFSASLGNLLPSLSRPANSSRIFYGVMFDAGSTGTRIHVYTFIQKDPEELPVLDNEMFHSIKPGLSAYADMPEMGGYTVRQLLKVAKKTVPRLEWKRTPLVLKATAGLRLLPSEKAQALLEQVQDVFDESPFFVPDDSVSIMNGTNEGILAWVTVNFLTGHLYAETRKTVGILDLGGGSTQITFLPKSKKTIGSSPDDYIARIDMFNSTYELYTHSYLGNGLMAARLAALGALGADGLEWRVFKSSCLPKKFRKEWSFGGLTYIVSGIPDGYVGYKLCYQEVLKVVKGIVHQPYELKDTSVFYAFSYYFDLAVDAGLIDRTQGGMLEVRDFKKRAKEVCNKMSKYRPISPFLCMDMTYITCLLKDGFGFKENTVLQLTKKVNNVETSWALGATFNHFQNLKIHR, from the exons ATGTCTTCCCAAGCTTCTCTCCGACCTGCGGTGGTCCTGTCACTGGTTCTGGTTGTGTGGGCTCTGACAGGGCTGACCCATGCCCAGCCCAAGGCTTCTGTCCTGGACTTCTCAGCCAGCCTGGGTAACCTCCTCCCAAGCCTCAGCCGACCAGCCAACTCCAGCCGGATCTTCTACGGGGTAATGTTTGACGCTGGCAGCACTGGCACACGCATCCACGTCTATACCTTCATACAGAAAGACCCTG AGGAGTTACCAGTGTTGGATAATGAGATGTTCCATTCCATCAAGCCTGGTCTGTCAGCATATGCAGACATGCCTGAAATG GGTGGGTACACAGTGAGGCAGCTTCTGAAAGTGGCTAAGAAAACCGTCCCCCGGCTAGAATGGAAGAGAACCCCGCTGGTCTTGAAAGCTACAGCAGGACTCAGGCTGCTGCCCTCAGAGAAAGCCCAGGCTCTACTGGAACAG GTGCAGGATGTTTTTGATGAATCTCCCTTCTTCGTCCCAGACGATAGCGTCAGCATAATGAATGGTACAAATGAAG GAATCTTGGCGTGGGTTACTGTGAACTTTTTGACAG GTCACCTGTATGCTGAGACCAGGAAGACAGTGGGGATTCTGGATCTGGGGGGAGGATCGACTCAAATCACTTTTCTTCCTAAATCCAAG AAAACCATTGGAAGTTCTCCTGATGACTACATTGCCAGAATTGACATGTTCAACTCGACATATGAACTCTACACTCACAG CTACCTGGGTAATGGACTGATGGCAGCTAGACTGGCAGCCCTAGGAGCATTGGGGGCAGACG GGTTAGAGTGGAGAGTGTTCAAAAGCTCCTGCCTGCCTAAGAAGTTCAGAAAGGAGTGGAGCTTTGGAGGACTCACCTACATAGTCAGTGGGATACCTGATG GTTATGTGGGATACAAGCTGTGTTACCAGGAGGTGTTGAAGGTGGTAAAGGGAATAGTTCACCAGCCCTATGAGTTGAAAGACACCAGTGTGTTCTACGCTTTCTCCTATTACTTTGACCTAGCCGTGGATGCAGGCCTTATTG ACAGGACCCAAGGAGGAATGCTGGAGGTCAGGGACTTCAAGAAGAGAGCTAAAGAGG TGTGTAACAAGATGTCTAAGTACCGTCCGATCAGCCCCTTCCTGTGTATGGACATGACCTACATCACCTGTCTGCTCAAAGACGGCTTTGGCTTCAAGGAGAACACTGTACTGCAG CTGACTAAGAAAGTCAACAACGTGGAGACAAGCTGGGCTTTAGGTGCCACGTTCAACCACTTCCAGAACCTAAAGATCCACAGATAG